CAGGGGAGATTTCTTTCCTCACTTTGACAAGGTCCTCCACAGTGTGGAAGGACAGCTTGATGTAATTTCGCTTCAAACCCACCAAGTGATTTGGCTATAAAGTgaagagaccaccttgtgagttcAAGAGAAACAAGACATCATTGCTGAGTGGATGGGGGTAAAGCAGCACAGATGCACACATGAATAAGACTGGGTGCAAAGCACCCGTACCCGCCGTGGGGCACCAGCCTCCTGGAGAGCATTCAGAACAATCCCATCCTCCATCCTCTGCCCTACACACAACCCAATGACGACCTGCCTTTCTACTTTTTCAGTCTTGCTTGATACTGACTGGACCCAGCCTCTCTGTCCCTGGAAGGGTCTGGGTGGTACTCACCAAGTCCAGGTCCTCTTTGGGGACAGTCTCTACTTTTGCAATTTTACCCTGAAACTTCTTGGAGAGAAACGATGAAACTTCTCGTTCACAGCCCTAAATCAGGATCCGAATGAAAGGACTTTCCATCAGTAAGGTCTGTTTCTTCCTTATCTGTTTCCCAGCTCTGAAGCCAACCACAGGAAGGCGCATTGTCTGACCTGACTCCAAGAACAGACTTACCTTTCTGGTTGCAATGTAGAAATACGGCTTATAAGGTAAGGCCACCTGCAGGAGTCACCAATCCACCCAAAGGCAATGAGCAAGAAAAAAGGGAGACAAAGTGAAGCAACCTGAATTCAAGGCATCAGAACTTTGACAACCCTTAGGAGGGAGAACATATAGGAAATTCAGATCTGCATGTGTTTTAGGGGCAAGAACCTAAGAAATACAACACTGCAACTTCCTGAGCTAACTTCTCCCTGGACATCTTAATTGTGACTGAAGTGGCTCCCATTGACCATGTTCCTGACAGGCTGTAGGCAGCTGCACCCTAGAAGCCTCCCATTCCTTCCCCAATAGCTGCAGCACTAAATAAACACTGTCATTTTGGACAACTGCTCCTCACAGGTGGGTTTTGGTTTCTTGGGGACAGAAGCTTACCTTAAATCTGCTTCCATCATCTTGAATAAAGTAGTAATCCACTGCACTGACTAAGCGTCTATCTTCATCTAAGACCTCAGTCTGCAAAAGAACCAGGTCAACATGGGCGGATTATCCTCTGCACAGCCTAAAGCCCTTCTGGGAAagcagaacaaatcatcataccCAGCTCTTTATTCCACCCTGCAAACCACCACCAAGCTGGTTCACAAGCACTGCATCATAGCAGCTCCCAAATGGGGAATCTCTGAGTCTCTTCTTCATTGTCCTTAAAAGCTTCATGCCCATGGCAGACAGGGTGCCCCTGCTTTATTCTTCTCAGGGGCCTCtctaagatgatgatgatgggaGCAGAGAAGGCGGGCCAGGAACCAGCTCTCCCGCCTATGTCAGACACAACAGACAGGCCCCCAGAGCTGCCCACTCTTTGGGTAAGGGTCACACTACATGAAAAGATGCAGCCACCCGCCTGGGGAGGACAGGCTGAGGAAAATACAGGTGCTCACAGGGTGCATGTTGATGAGCCAGCCGGTCTTCTCACCAGGCTCCTTCAACCTCTCAAAACCAAATCGCAAGTCCATCTTATCTGTCCACTGGCTCCGCTCCAGGCGCTTAAGCGCAGAGACTGAGGAAGTGGGGCCATCATCgctgaatgaaagaaaagaatccaGGTCTCACCACTTACGACACCACCCACCCCACAATCCTCAACCCACTGAGCTAAGTGCTTCTGAATGGCACAGTATGTGCCAAGACTGCTTGAAAGGCTCACCAAGGGAGAAGCAGGACAACAGCAGGCTCTTCTAAACCTGTCTGACTTTGGAAAGAGACCACTAATCAAAACAGCAATCAGAGCTGGATGCTCTATCTTATGTGAtactataaatacataaaaaccaGCACTGTATTccttatccaagagaaatgaaaaccaatGTTCATACAAAAACAGTGTATGTGAATGTCCACATAATAGCCAAAACCAACAAATGACCCAGTTATTCCTCCACAGGCAAGTTGTGAACTGTGGTTTatccatatatgaatacactcAGCAACAAATGGATTCACACAATTTGGATGGATTGCAAGAGAATTATACTGCATGATTAAAAGCCAAACCCCCAATCACAAACTTCACGATTCCACTTATATAggacatttgaaataaaattataggaaTGGAAAGCAGATTAACAATCAACAAGCATGGGAGAATGGCTACAGTCATAAAAGGCAGCATGTAGAACTCTCCTACACTGCTCCATGCTTGATCTGGGTGGTGGCCACATGGATATCCTATGACAAAACTGCATAAAACcaagtgcacacacatacatcaaAGTGCATGTGAGGCTGAGGGGATGGGATCAGTGTTGATTCCCAGCTACGACACAAAACTCCTCATGTACAACAGTACCAGTGGAGAAAtctggtttttattatttctgattgTATCTCAACATTAAAaggtgtttctttttaaatatgcaaaaatgaGAGTAGAGATGCTGGCTTATGATTGCTGAGATGAAAAAGATGCAGTGGACTCTAAGTACAGGAGAAAAGAGCAGTCCACCACTTGCTGAGAATCAAGCAAGGACCAGGATGAGACTCTGCACAGGGAGCCCAGGTGCTCATATTAAGTTTCTTAAAGCAGAGCCAACAGGGCACATATATGTAAAAGACTCCAGCTAAGAGCTTTTCCCTTTCCTATGAAAGATTATAATTCTGCTCTTTTGTTGCAATTCTTCTTGTCTAGGAAAAATTCCAGATTAACCATTTCTGAATTTTACTGATACCCTCCAACCATTTGCCAATTGATATGACTAGGGTCACAAAAATACCTGCTGTGGCAAAATAAACGATACCTTAAAAAGGTATCATATCCTGTAAGGCACCTGACTCTAGAGGTCAGCAGTTAAATGTTGATAAAATgaggatttatttttctgtgggaGAGAAATGGTCTCCACTAACAAGGAAACTAATTTCTCAGCTCTATAGTAACATTGTATCAGCCTCAAACTTCCCACACCTTTCTTTGGTTCGTATCTTGTAATAAGTCTTCAGTCTTCATATAGATTTTATCATAAATCTTAAATACAATACCTAATGAAGATTTTCAACCACCAGAACTATCAAACCCATTCTGATTCTAGAGCTGTTCCTGTCCCAAAATGTTCATAGTCTTTAGCTTCACAGAGTGATGACACCTGGATGAACCAGTACAATTTCAGTTTACCAATCTTCGAAATATAGCAATCCTTATGTTTATTAGCATTCTAACTTTCAAAAAAGCTAGTTTCACTGACACAGTGGTTCAGGAGGATAGAGCaagagaattacaaattcaaggccagcttcagcaacatagtgagacccaacctcaaaaataaataaatagggctggggatatagcttagtggtacagtgtttccgggttcaatttccaatatgtacacacatacaaaaagcTAGTTTCCTCTGGGTAACACAGTTCTAAGACTCTGAAGCCTTTATAATTTTGACCAGAGGCCTATTTATTTCCTAATCTAAGCATGTTCTCCACTCTTCAAAGACAGAAGCAAAGCACCCAACACcctgtttctttttaatgtgaATCAGCACTTTAAAAAGCagtgaggaggggctggggatgtggctcaagcggtagcgcgctcgcctggcatgtgtgctgcccgggttcgatcctcagcaccacatacaaaacaaagatgttgtgtccgctgataactaaaaaataaatattaaaattctccccccccattctctctttaaaaaaaaaaagtctttattaaaaaaaaaaagcagtgaggAGACACAGATGTGTTAAGAGGGGGCTAACATGGAGGTGCGAGATGGCACACATATAATTCCTGTGCAGGTGTGACCAGATTCTCACAGCTACAGCCTAGCCAGGCAGGCACAGGCAAGCAATCAGCTCTGGTTCCTGCTGGCTTCTCTCCTGGGCACATTTCATATGCTCTTCCAGCCAGTATGACATGGGTTATTTCACAGGAATCCAGGTCTTGAAAGTGTTCTCTTCTAACTCCTCACAGACATCAATCCTTCCCTTCCACCCCTTTCCAGCTCCTGGGGTCTGATTCTAGCCACTGACAACCCACTTGCTGTATTTCCACAaaatagcactttttttttttttttttttttggtacagggtaTATTgtattcaggggcactcaaccactgggccacatacccagccctattttgtatttgatttagagacagggcctcactgagttacttggtgccttgcagttgctgaggttggctttgaactcacaatctcctgcctctgcctcctgaactaatgagattacaggcgtgtgccactgtgcctggctgaaaaTACCACAATTCTTGATGAAACTATGTGATCACACCATCTCAAACACTATTAGATTTCTCTATAAGCTGAGGGTTCCTAAAATATGGCTGTATCACTTCATTCAACAATGCCACTTCTGTGAGTTTATGCCAAGGAGCTGGATGTATAGGAAATAACCTTTTAACATATAGATGCTCAtcacaagtatatttttaaaaggaggggGGGAAGccatttaaaaagctaaatatcCAAAACAGAACCAGTTACAGAAACATATAAATGCTCTAAACTAAGCCCACACGTAATTCATGCCCTTAATTATAACACCAATTGTTAGCTTACAAACCAGTGGATATACAACTGTTTCTTCAGAACAAGCCTTCTTTTGTGTGAAGGTTATTACTTGGGTCACCTACATTTGAGAAAGAGATTGACTACATTACAAGACTAAAAGCCTTACTTTTTTGTAAAGAATGATAACCACCATGGTAAGTAGATTAATGGCCCCATATGTCCTAATCCCCCAAATTCGTGTCTGCTACAGGAggaaagggactttgcagatataGTTAAGGATCTACAGGTAAGGATTACTCAGGTGGGCCTAATGTAATTACAAGGGTCCAGGGAGAGGGAACTAGAGAGAAACCGGAGATAGGACAATGCTGACTTTGAAGATTCAGGTAGCTAAGGCAGCCTCTGGAAACTGTAACAGGCAAGGAAACAGAATAGCTCCCAGAGCCTCCAGGTCTCCCAGCCTCTAGAATGATAAGACAACAAGTTCATACTGCTTCAGTCGGTGAGCAGGAGTGAGTGACACTCTGTTATGTCAGCGCGACAGGAAACAGCCCCATTCTACCGTCGACTTTCTCTCTACAACATCTGGATTCACCTTTAATcaagaacacagaaaaactaCCCGAGGCCTTGCTAGAAAGCAGGCTTCAGGCTGAGGCCCAGATCTTTATCAAAACAAAGGCCGAGTGAAGCCTGCTCGTGGAGTGGTGGGGCTGGAAAGCTGCTCGCTCAGCTCGACCTTCTCTGGAACCCTTTCTCTAAACTGCGCATGTCCCTTTTTATCCAGTCACAGGACAAAACCTGGAAAACGGGGGACCGTCACAAGACAGCAAGTGCGATATTCGCTCGGCACCACTGACACTGTCATTCAGTTTTCACGGTGAGCCTTAGAAGAGGACCGTCTGTATGTTAAATGGTTACTTCCTATACATCCACATTGCACAGAAGGGGCGAGGCGTCCTCTGACAGCCCTTGGCCGGTGGGAACCAGCTCACCCAACCGCTCGGAGCAGCCAGGGCTCTGCGGAAACTGGAGGCGACCTTGGGGCTTTGTACAAAGGCTGGACGGCCTCCGCTAGCTATCGGCGGTGAGCACAGCACCAAGCGCGCGTCGGAGCGGGGACGGCTGGCGCCAGGAAGAGCACTCCAGGGCCGGGACGCGGCTGGGCGCGCTGCACCCGTGAACCCAGGCGAACGCCGCTCCGCCCGAACCCGGGAAGGCTCGGGCCGCAAGCGCCTCGGGGGCTTTCCACACGCGAAGCTGCCCCGCTGGTCCTGCGCCCGCCTGGGGCCCGCGGCCTCCCCAGCCACGCCCCCGCCCGCTCAGCCGCCGCTCCTGCGGGCGCCCCGGGAGCAGGACCCTGGCCCTCACCGGCTGGCCTCGCCGTCCGCGCCCGGCTCCGCGCGCCGCAGCCCGCTGTTCCTCAGAACCATCGCAGCGCTCGCGGAACTCCTCAGCCTCCGGGACGAATTTGGCGCGTTCCCACCGGCTCTCGCGAGATACAGGAAGCACCGGCCGTCCATTCAGACGCCTCGCCTGAAGGGCGGCGATCCAATCGGCGGCCGTTCCGTCGGAGCCGAGGCTCGCGCGTGCGCAGGCGCACTGCCTTAGGGAAAGGATCCGGAGGCGGGAGGCTGACGTCCGCGCAGAGGCCCCGCCCTGCTCCGCCCTGAGGGGCTCCAATCCGCAACGGCGCCAGGGGGGACGGTGCACTGCCAGGGACCGCGGAAAAGTGTGCGGAGGTGCGCGCCGCGCACGGCAGTGTGGGTGCCGGGCCGCGATGCGGCTCGTGGTGAGTCGGGAAATGTCAGGGTGTCCCCGCCCCGCCTCCTCGACCCCGGGCCCCGGGTCCAGCGCCCGACTGCCCTGCAGTCGGGTCGGCGCCCGGGGCTGTGCGCAGCGGGGACGGTGATGGCGCCTGCGGCGTCCAGGCTGCGGTCTGAGGCCGCGCTCGGGTCGCTCCCTCGGCGCGCGCTCACCCAGTACCTGCTGCTGCTACGGCTCTACCCGGTGCTCACCAAGGCGGCCAGCAGGTGGGTGTGCGGCAGGAGGGGTCGtcggagaggggagagaggggctgCAGGGCAAGAGAGGCAGGCAGAGGGGAGGAGAACGGGGCGCAGGGGAAAGGAAGTTGGCGGAAGGGAGGGCCACCCCGCAGCACAGAGCTGCGCTGACCGCTCTGCAGCCCGTGGGCGCCCAGGGCAAAAGCCGCAGGCGTCAAGGTGACCCCACTGCCCTGTTTGAGCAGAAGCAAGGGGCGGCCTGCAGGTTGGGTCCTGAGCGAGGTCGTCGCCCCTCCAGGTGTAGACCAGAGCCTTCTGGAGGGACCTCCCCATCAAAAGACTGTTGCCAGCACGACAGAGCTGGCGAGCTCTGCCCTTTCTTTGAGTATTCAAGTTTTTATGAGTCATTCCTTCTTTCTTGGGTTTACTAAGTTTGTAGGGTTGTTCTCTTTGTTTTACTAATTCAGCCATTCATAAATGCATGGCGTGCTTCGTGTGTGCTGGGCAAACAGTTGCGTTCAAAACAGCTGCAGAAGTTCCCCCTCTCCCGGAACTACGAAGAACTGGAGAAACAGCAGATAAATATGTGACCTAAAACGGTCAGGGAAGTTTTTCCTGCAGAAGTAACATTGAACGGGCTGCAGAGACATGAAGCAATAGCTCTGGGGGCAGAGGGCACCACCAGGAGGAAGGTGCTGGGGGTGGTGCAGGTGCAGATTGCAGTGGGAAGGTAGATAGGTGAGAAAAGAGGGGAGCCTGAGGGCTGCGCagcagatcagtggtagagcacctctggttCTTTCCCCAGTACTGGGGTAGGGGTGTCTGTAAGTCCACACTAAGAATTTTGGATTTGTGCGTGTGtgtctggtaccagggattgaacctagaggcattCTGCCAGTGACTTGCACCTCCacgcttttaaaatataaaattttgagataCCATTTTGTTAAGTTGCCTAGATTAGCCTTGaatctgtgattctcctgccacagcctccccagtgctaggattacaggtgtgtaccactgtgcccagctaaaattttggattttataGCTTTCAGGAAGCAGCTATGAACTCTAGCCTCAGAAGGTGTGACTAGGCCTTTTTCTAcctttattgaaatttttattgcagTGATATAGATTTGCACATACTTGTAAGAAACAACACAAATATCTCTAGTACCCTTTGGAAACTTTCCCCCTGCAtctctgaggattgaacacagaggcacttaaccactgagctatatcccagtccttttattttgtattttgagacagtcttgccaAGTTACCAAAGCCGGCCTTGAATtgggatcctcttgtctcagcctcctgagttgctgggattacagttgtgcaccactgtacccattGGAAATGCTTTCAAAACCATAATACAGTATCACATCCAGAATGTTGGCATACTCTTGACCCACAAATGATCAgatattctgtttttcttgtgtTCGTCTATGTGTGTTGAGTTCTTGAAGTTTTACCACGTGTGTGGGATTATATGGTATGTATTTTGACACCACAGTCAAAATACAGAACAGTGTCACCTTCCTGACTCACAGGATGGTGGTATTGTGTACATGGTCTACAGCACGACCGGGATATTGGCCTTGGTGTGTCCAGTGCTGGAGCTCATGGATCACATGTGGAGCGAGGCCGAGCTGCCTCCACACTCTGACCTGGGGCTCTGGCAGCTGCCTGATGAAGATCCACTGTCTGTCCGCAGTGTGGTCCAGCAGCCTTCCAGCTCCGAGAAGGAAAGGCGTGTCTCTGTGGGAGTGCTCTTGTTTTCTTATTCCTATCTGTCCACAGTGGCGCTCTGTTGGCACTTGGCAATGTCCTGGCCCAGATGattgagaagaagagaaaaaaagaagactctCAAAATCTGGACGTCAGTGGGCCTCTCAGATATGCAGTTTATGGGTGAGGGCCACAGCGGGGCCGGCTGACCTAGCCAGCCAAGCACAGCAGAGGCTGGCTGCAGCACCATGGTGGTAGAATTGCCTGATGCTGGCAGCCATCGGGGCAAAGAGTTGGAAATCTGTGTGGCTTGTGCACTGTGTATATGCACGTTagctttttgttcttttctggtGTTGGGGATCTGACCAgagtctcacatatgctagactgtgttctgccactgaactcCAGCTGTAGCCCCAAACAGTTTTTATGGGACTTTTGTTGAGAAACAGTTTTTATGGAACTTTTGCTGTGTTTCCCAAGCTCGCCTGTGGcttaatcctcttgcctcatccccctgagtagctgagattgcaggcacaTGCTGCTGCTGAGGTGTAGTTCTTAATTTGAATTGCATTTTGAGGGGGACCGATATCTTGACCTCTCTGAGATGGACCCGTAGGCACATGACTTACCTCAACCTAGAGTCAGATTTCAGTAATCCAAAGATGCTGCCAGCAACCTAGTTGAGCTCACAAAGAGGAAACAGCTCAGAGGGAATGAGTCAGTTTCTCTTGTTTTTACAGCTCCACCAGAAAACAAATGTTGTGTCTTGAAGAATGCCCAGGTTGTGAACCACTTTCTGAATCACAGAGACACAAAgattcaggacttttttttttttaacatttatttttcagttttcggtggacacaacatcttcattttatttttgtgtggtactgaggatcaaacccagcgccctgcgcatcccaggcaagcgtgttactgcttgagccacatccccacccccttttgttttgttttgtttgcaggaGTCAGTGGggattgagacagggtcttactggcTCCAAATTTTTAGTTCAGATGATCTCTTGGCCTCATCCTCCAGAGTATCTGGGACTACGGGTAcctgtcactgtgcccagctaggaGTTTTAACAGCTTAGTCTACCCTGAGCTTTTGGACCAACATTAGTTTTGTAGATGAATTATTTTGAAGTCTTTTCCAGTCTGTGGGCATACCAACCTGAATGTATGTGACCTTGACTGAATGCTTTCCAACAGAAGCATCTTTTTTGTGTGCGTGGTGCTGGGAGGAACCTACAGACTTATGCACATGAGACAAGCACTCTCCTAGCCTGTAgagtaactttttttaaaaaaaaaatatttattttttaattttaagtggacacaatatattttatttttatgtggtgctgaggatcgaacccagtgcctcacgcatgccaggaaagcacgctaccgcttcagccacatccgcagcccaagagtaactttttaaaaatctaattcagggctggggatatagctcaagcggtagcgcgctcacctggcatgtgtgcagcctgggttcgatcctcagcaccacatacaaagatgttgtgtccgccaaaaactaaaaaataaatattaaaaatctgtaATTCACAGTCTTTTTATACTTGCAAGCACGCTAGCATGAGTCATTTTCCTGTGAGGCTCAAATGGATTCCCCTAGACAGCAGTGCGCAAGAAGAACAGCTGGGAGGTAGCGTCCCAGGTACTTCAGTGTGCTCTCTGAGCAGCCCTGCTGTAGACCATGTGACACCCTGCAGTGGGGGGTGCATAGGACCTGGGATGGATCTGGGGTGAGGCCCTGCCTTCCTAGCCATGGGCAGGCAGAAGTTCCGCCTGCTCACACCACCTTGGACCTCAGGTTCTTTATCACAGGCCCGCTGAGCCACTACTTCTACCTGCTCATGGACCACTGGATCCCTCCCGGGGCGCCCTGGGCAGGCATCAGGAGGCTCCTCTTGGACCGCCTGGTCTTCGCACCTGCCTTCCTGCTGCTGTTCTTCCTCGTCATGAACCTGCTGGAGGTGGGTGTCTCCCCAGCACCTGCCAGGGCTCACTTGAGCACAGGGACCAGACATCCCTGGGTAGCTCATGGGCCGTGGGCTTCTTACCGGGCTCAACCTGGAAGTGTGCACTTTCCTCTGTGAGTGTAGGAAGCAGGCCACAGTAGGGCTGGCACTGCTGCTGGTCCCCAGTGAGCTCCCAGGCACACTGGCTCTCCACATCAGCTGTCATAGGCACCTCATGACTCCTGTGCGTGCACTGCTGCTTGGACCTGCTGTCAGGGCTCATCGTGGGTGCTGACAGAAGCTGTCATTCTACTGTACCGCAGGGTATTTTCCAAATGTGTTGGCAACTGTATTTCAGTATGATTGGTTCCTTTCTGGTcctgtgtattctttttttttttttttttggtagttgtagatggacaggatgcctttattttatttatttttgtatatggtgctaaggatttaacccagtgcctcatatgtgctaggcaagtgctctgccactgatccccagccccttacatattttttttttttaaagagagagtgagagaggggggagagagagagagagagagagagagagagagagagagagagagaatttttaatatttattttttagttctcggcggacacaacatctttgttggtatgtggtgctgaggatcgaacccgggccgcacgcatgccaggcgagcgcgctaccgcttgagccacatcgccagccccctattattttcttaatatttattttcttcaatttattggggctgtgtgtgtgtgtgtgtgtgtgtgagagagagagagagagggagagagggagagggagggagattgGGAATTaaatctagggcctcatgcatactagacaaactccctaccactgagctacatccccagccctttcctaaaattttattttgagacagggtcttactaacttaccaggctggcctccagtttACAgtcttccacctcagcctcctgagtgttgGGGTCACCAGTGTGTGACAAACTCCTGACAAGGTTTTCTTGGGGATGCCTCAACTCTGGTGGTTATTTTGGAAAGAATTCACAGTGTAGCCTTAAGTAGAAGTTCTGGTGCTGGGACCATGGAGTGAACCACTGTCAGACCAAGTCCAAGGGGCTGTGAGGGTGAGACGGGCCCCCGCTGTGTGTGTGCAGCCTGCCACCCTGTCAGGACTGAGGATGTCCAGCTGGTTGGCTGGCTGGCTGTAGCTGTGTCCACACATAAACAGAACAGAGCCACTCAGTATGGTTTTAAAAGATCATTGCCAAGCCGGACATGGTAGTGCCCATccgtaatcccagctgcttgggaagctaaggcaagaggagcgcacgtctgaggccagcctggacaattcaGCAAGATGCTgtcctaaaatgaaaaataaaatttaagggggctggggatgtggctcaagcggtagagcgctcgcctggcatgcatacggctcgggttcgatcctcagcaccaaatacaaagatgttgtgtccgccaataactaaaaaataaataaataaataataaattaaaaaaaaaaggaaagaaaaagaaaatttaaaaaggctggggatgtatctcagtgggaATTGCCCCTGGATTGAATCCTCAGTATCAGAACTTGGTCAACCAATAAGTAAGGAGGGGGCAGCAGCatggtggtagagcacctgcttggTCTGCATGAGGCCTGGGGTCCCACCCATAGTGCTGGGTAGGACACAGTCATTGCCATTCAGGTGCCCGGGCTGTGGCTCCCTGGATGGCTAGCTGctcacctctgcctctgccctccTTGCAGGGGAAGGATGCTGAGACCTTAGCCACCAAGATGAGGAGTGGCTTCTGGCCTGCCCTGAGGATGAACTGGcgagtatggacacccctgcagTTTGTCAACATCAACTATGTGCCCCTGCAGGTGAGGGGCACCTGCCACAAGTGCTTTCTAAGCCATGCTTTCTCTCCAGCCACATTTCGCCCCTATTCCAGGTTCCTTGGCCATCCTTGGGTGGTATCTGCCAGATGTTGTGTTTGGCCTCAGAGCTTTGAAGCCACAGGGGGCCTCCCAAGGGGTCCTTGTGCCCCATCCACTGTCAGTTCAGCAGGAGGCATTTGGTTAAGCAGCCAGCCTAGGAGGCACTCATAGGCTGGGCTCCACTCCGGCTGTTGGGGGAGAGAGGTCCGGCTCAGAACCCCCTTGGGAAAGAGCTCCAAAGGGtgaggggagagggaggcaggccCGCACACCTGCCACACACAGAGTACCTGCACCTGGCATACACACAGATACCTGcacctgacacacacacacacacacatacacacacgcacgcgTGCGCACACAGAGATACCTGTACctgacatatacacacacacacagatacctgcacctgccacacacacatagataccTGTACCtgacatatatacacagagaATACCTGCACCTGGCacgtgcgtgcgcgcgcgcgcacacacacacacacacacacacacacacacacacagaacctgcacctggcatacacacacacagagtacctGCACCtgccacacacacgcacacacagataCCTGTACCTGACACACAGATACTTGcacctgacacacacacacacacacagagtacctGCACCTggcacacgcacacatac
This is a stretch of genomic DNA from Ictidomys tridecemlineatus isolate mIctTri1 chromosome 2, mIctTri1.hap1, whole genome shotgun sequence. It encodes these proteins:
- the Pxmp2 gene encoding peroxisomal membrane protein 2 isoform X2, with amino-acid sequence MAPAASRLRSEAALGSLPRRALTQYLLLLRLYPVLTKAASRFFITGPLSHYFYLLMDHWIPPGAPWAGIRRLLLDRLVFAPAFLLLFFLVMNLLEGKDAETLATKMRSGFWPALRMNWRVWTPLQFVNINYVPLQFRVLFANLAALVWYIYLASLG
- the Pxmp2 gene encoding peroxisomal membrane protein 2 isoform X1, with the protein product MAPAASRLRSEAALGSLPRRALTQYLLLLRLYPVLTKAASSGALLALGNVLAQMIEKKRKKEDSQNLDVSGPLRYAVYGFFITGPLSHYFYLLMDHWIPPGAPWAGIRRLLLDRLVFAPAFLLLFFLVMNLLEGKDAETLATKMRSGFWPALRMNWRVWTPLQFVNINYVPLQFRVLFANLAALVWYIYLASLG